From Stenotrophomonas nitritireducens, the proteins below share one genomic window:
- a CDS encoding dihydroorotase, with product MSSTLIRNARMVNEGRTFDGDLRIENDRIAQIGSGLTPRDGEQVVDAAGRWLLPGMIDDQVHFREPGLTHKGDIASESAAAVAGGLTSFMDMPNTNPPTLDSTILEAKYALAKGRAWANYGFYHGASNDNLEAIRVLDPKKAPGVKVFMGASTGNMLVDNPETLDAIFRECPTPIITHCEDTPMIDANLKAFQEKYGDALTPDMHPDIRSREACIKSTRLAMSLARKHGTRLHVLHISTADELALFEKGPLIRADGSRKQITAETCVHFLHFARPDYATKGNLIKCNPAIKEVSDREAITAALADDVLDVLATDHAPHTWEEKQKTYAQAPSGLPLVQYALVAALERVHEGKLTREQVVQKFAHAPAQLFDVEERGFLREGYFADLVLVEDVPFTVKREDVLSKCGWSPFEGTTFQSRIASTWVNGQQVWDGSKLVGTPAGQRMTYDR from the coding sequence ATGTCCTCCACGCTTATCCGCAATGCCCGCATGGTCAACGAAGGCCGTACCTTCGACGGCGACCTGCGCATCGAGAACGACCGTATCGCGCAGATCGGCAGCGGCCTGACTCCGCGCGATGGTGAACAGGTGGTGGATGCGGCCGGGCGCTGGCTGCTGCCGGGGATGATCGATGACCAGGTCCACTTCCGCGAGCCGGGCCTGACCCACAAGGGCGATATCGCCAGCGAGTCGGCGGCAGCGGTTGCCGGTGGCCTGACGAGTTTCATGGACATGCCCAACACCAACCCGCCGACCCTGGATTCGACCATCCTGGAAGCCAAGTACGCGCTGGCCAAGGGCCGCGCCTGGGCCAACTACGGCTTCTACCACGGCGCCAGCAACGACAACCTGGAAGCCATCCGCGTGCTCGACCCGAAGAAGGCGCCGGGCGTGAAGGTGTTCATGGGTGCCTCCACCGGCAACATGCTGGTCGACAATCCGGAAACCCTGGACGCAATCTTCCGCGAATGCCCGACGCCGATCATCACGCACTGTGAAGACACGCCGATGATCGATGCCAACCTGAAGGCCTTCCAGGAAAAGTACGGCGACGCGCTGACTCCAGACATGCATCCGGACATCCGCTCGCGCGAGGCCTGCATCAAGTCCACCCGTCTGGCGATGTCGCTGGCCCGCAAGCACGGCACCCGCCTGCACGTGCTGCATATTTCCACCGCCGATGAACTGGCGCTGTTCGAGAAAGGCCCGCTGATCCGCGCCGATGGCAGCCGCAAGCAGATCACCGCCGAGACCTGCGTGCACTTCCTGCATTTCGCGCGCCCGGACTACGCGACCAAGGGCAACCTGATCAAGTGCAACCCGGCGATCAAGGAAGTGTCCGACCGCGAGGCGATCACTGCCGCGCTGGCCGACGACGTGCTCGACGTGCTGGCCACCGACCACGCCCCGCATACCTGGGAAGAGAAGCAGAAGACCTACGCACAGGCCCCGTCCGGCCTGCCGCTGGTGCAGTACGCGCTGGTGGCGGCGCTGGAGCGCGTGCACGAAGGCAAGCTCACCCGTGAGCAGGTGGTGCAGAAATTCGCCCATGCCCCGGCGCAGCTGTTCGACGTGGAAGAACGCGGCTTCCTGCGCGAGGGTTATTTCGCCGACCTGGTACTGGTCGAGGACGTGCCGTTCACCGTAAAGCGCGAAGACGTGCTGTCCAAGTGCGGCTGGTCGCCGTTTGAAGGCACCACCTTCCAGTCGCGCATCGCCTCCACCTGGGTCAATGGCCAGCAGGTATGGGACGGCAGCAAGCTGGTCGGCACGCCGGCCGGCCAGCGCATGACCTACGACCGCTGA
- a CDS encoding M23 family metallopeptidase has product MRAVLMMGALLLAAPLLTALPAQAQDGIGNLLDNRVVFPASASQGAMVIGKVPAGSTVRYGGRDLRVSSYGSVVFGIGRDEKGPLQVQVQRPDGGSETVSITVSPRDWPVERVNGVPPKTVNPPPAIAERIAREQALVTESRKRDDNRTDFTQTFIWPVQGRISGRFGNARVYNGQPGSGHSGMDIAVPTGTPVKAPAAGIVTFAGPDLYLTGGTLVLDHGFGISSNFLHLSRIDVKVGDRIEQGQNIAAVGATGRATGPHLHWGMNWFDTRIDPLLVLERGK; this is encoded by the coding sequence ATGCGTGCGGTCTTGATGATGGGCGCGCTGCTGCTGGCAGCGCCCCTGCTCACCGCCCTGCCCGCGCAGGCCCAGGACGGCATCGGCAACCTGCTCGACAACCGCGTCGTATTCCCGGCCAGCGCCTCGCAGGGCGCGATGGTGATCGGCAAGGTGCCGGCTGGAAGCACAGTCCGTTATGGCGGCCGCGACCTGCGGGTCAGCAGCTATGGCAGCGTGGTGTTCGGCATCGGTCGCGACGAGAAAGGACCGTTGCAGGTGCAGGTACAGCGCCCGGATGGCGGCAGCGAAACCGTGTCGATCACGGTGAGCCCGCGCGACTGGCCGGTGGAGCGCGTCAACGGCGTGCCGCCCAAGACCGTGAATCCGCCACCGGCAATTGCCGAGCGCATTGCCCGCGAGCAGGCATTGGTGACCGAATCGCGCAAGCGCGACGACAACCGCACCGACTTCACCCAGACCTTCATCTGGCCGGTACAGGGCCGCATCAGCGGCCGCTTCGGCAATGCTCGCGTCTACAACGGGCAGCCGGGCAGCGGCCACTCCGGCATGGATATCGCCGTACCCACCGGCACCCCGGTGAAGGCCCCGGCGGCAGGCATCGTGACGTTTGCTGGTCCGGATTTGTACCTGACCGGCGGCACCTTGGTGCTGGACCACGGCTTCGGCATCAGCTCCAACTTCCTGCATCTGTCGCGGATCGACGTGAAGGTTGGTGACAGGATCGAGCAAGGGCAGAACATCGCCGCGGTTGGCGCCACCGGCCGTGCCACCGGCCCGCACCTGCACTGGGGCATGAACTGGTTCGACACCCGCATCGACCCGCTGCTGGTGCTCGAACGCGGCAAATAA
- a CDS encoding phosphoglycolate phosphatase: MTTHGFPAAVLFDLDGTLLDSAPDFVATANRMLQARGMGEVSLEQLRPAVSKGSRAMLAVAFPQMGEAERHALVPEFLEIYEALIGQYAQLFDGVETMLQALEQAGSTWGIVTNKPEYLARLILPQQGWQQRCAVLIGGDTLAERKPHPLPLQVAAQQINIGVAACVYVGDDERDILAARAAGMPSVAALWGYRLDADDPLAWQADSLCGQPSELWQPAAWPATQPASA; encoded by the coding sequence ATGACCACGCACGGATTCCCGGCAGCGGTGCTGTTCGATCTGGACGGTACCTTGCTGGACAGCGCACCCGACTTCGTCGCCACCGCCAACCGCATGCTGCAGGCACGCGGTATGGGCGAGGTGAGCCTGGAGCAACTGCGGCCGGCGGTGTCCAAAGGCTCACGCGCGATGCTGGCGGTGGCGTTCCCGCAAATGGGCGAGGCCGAGCGCCATGCGCTGGTGCCGGAATTCCTTGAGATCTACGAAGCGCTGATCGGCCAGTACGCGCAGCTGTTCGACGGCGTGGAGACGATGCTGCAGGCACTGGAGCAGGCCGGTAGCACCTGGGGCATCGTCACCAACAAGCCCGAATACCTGGCACGGCTGATCCTGCCGCAACAGGGCTGGCAGCAGCGCTGCGCGGTGCTGATCGGCGGCGACACCCTGGCCGAGCGCAAGCCGCACCCACTGCCGCTGCAGGTGGCGGCACAACAGATCAACATCGGCGTCGCCGCCTGCGTCTACGTCGGCGACGACGAGCGCGACATCCTGGCCGCCCGTGCGGCGGGCATGCCGTCGGTGGCAGCACTGTGGGGCTATCGTCTGGACGCCGACGACCCGCTGGCCTGGCAGGCGGACAGCCTGTGCGGGCAACCGAGTGAACTCTGGCAGCCAGCCGCATGGCCAGCTACCCAACCGGCTTCGGCCTGA
- the ubiG gene encoding bifunctional 2-polyprenyl-6-hydroxyphenol methylase/3-demethylubiquinol 3-O-methyltransferase UbiG: MSAASTSTNFDQAELDKFAALANRWWDADGPQKPLHALNPVRLKYVADRATLRGAKVVDIGCGGGLLSEALAKEGAQMTAIDLAPELVKVARLHGLESGVTVDYRVQAAEDLAEEQAGSFDVVTCMEMLEHVPDPGAIIAACHRLLRPGGKLFLSTINRTPAAFAVAIVGAEYIARLLPKGTHHYQEFIKPAELGAWLRAADLSLQDVSGMAYEPWRNRARLSSRTDINYLAYAVKPEQA; the protein is encoded by the coding sequence ATGAGCGCAGCTTCCACCTCCACCAATTTCGATCAGGCAGAACTGGACAAGTTCGCCGCGCTGGCCAACCGCTGGTGGGACGCGGACGGCCCGCAGAAGCCGCTGCATGCGCTGAACCCGGTGCGCCTGAAGTACGTGGCCGACCGCGCGACGCTGCGTGGCGCCAAGGTCGTGGACATCGGCTGCGGTGGTGGCCTGCTCAGCGAAGCGCTGGCCAAGGAAGGGGCGCAGATGACGGCCATCGACCTGGCGCCGGAGCTGGTCAAGGTTGCCCGTCTGCACGGCCTGGAATCGGGCGTCACGGTCGATTACCGGGTACAGGCGGCAGAAGACCTGGCCGAGGAACAGGCCGGCAGTTTCGATGTGGTGACCTGCATGGAAATGCTGGAACACGTACCGGACCCGGGCGCGATCATTGCCGCCTGCCATCGTCTGCTGCGGCCGGGTGGCAAGTTGTTCCTGTCCACCATCAACCGCACCCCGGCGGCGTTTGCGGTAGCCATCGTAGGTGCCGAGTACATCGCCCGGCTGCTGCCCAAGGGCACGCACCACTACCAGGAATTCATCAAGCCGGCCGAGCTGGGTGCATGGCTGCGCGCTGCCGATCTGTCCCTGCAGGACGTCAGCGGCATGGCCTACGAGCCGTGGCGCAACCGCGCCCGCCTGAGTAGCCGCACCGACATCAACTACCTGGCCTACGCGGTCAAGCCGGAACAGGCATGA